A window of Bacillus rossius redtenbacheri isolate Brsri chromosome 4 unlocalized genomic scaffold, Brsri_v3 Brsri_v3_scf4_1, whole genome shotgun sequence contains these coding sequences:
- the LOC134541620 gene encoding protein G12-like, with protein MKVLVVLVAVLGFTYGASVASDANSTLQADFDAIISTIPIKNVTKLVLNYVANDEEAQEFISWMSGDKFAVIWKAIFTSSEVKELMAWAYAHGVPIYKDINKFADLISMDHVSPRAGPAPRGVASFLEELFAMVNPQQLIANIKKQVAASADFKEFFDRLSSEKFHAFVHKIYMMKELQDELTVLKNLKVDVDKIVTDIANVLGWKEL; from the exons ATGAAGGTCCTCGTGGTGCTGGTAGCCGTTCTGGGCTTCACGTACGGAGCCTCCGTCGCAA GCGACGCCAACAGCACGCTGCAGGCCGACTTCGACGCAATCATCTCCACCATCCCGATCAAGAACGTGACGAAGCTGGTCCTCAACTACGTGGCCAATGACGAGGAGGCGCAGGAGTTCATCAGCTGGATGTCCGGCGACAAGTTCGCCGTCATCTGGAAGGCCATCTTCACCTCATCCGAGGTCAAAGAG CTGATGGCCTGGGCATACGCTCACGGCGTGCCGATCTACAAGGACATCAACAAGTTCGCCGACCTGATAAGCATGGATCACGTGTCGCCGCGCGCGGGGCCCGCCCCCAGGGGCGTGGCCTCCTTCCTGGAGGAGCTTTTCGCCATGGTCAACCCGCAGCAGCTGATCGCCAACATCAAGAAGCAGGTGGCCGCCAGCGCCGACTTCAAGGAGTTCTTCGACCGCCTCAGCAGCGAGAAGTTCCAC GCATTTGTTCACAAGATCTACATGATGAAGGAGCTGCAAGACGAATTGACGGTGCTGAAAAACCTGAAAGTCGACGTGGATAAGATCGTCACCGATATCGCAAATGTTTTGGGATGGAAAGAACTCTGA